A single window of Candidatus Omnitrophota bacterium DNA harbors:
- a CDS encoding class I SAM-dependent methyltransferase, which produces MTTQESVTNTVAQFYRALPFNYEETVEQTCQTITERNQVAEAYPPLHALLQRLRGASILDVGCGAGWFVNTVASHYKARVCGVDLCEPALTRASDVAEALGLAGRVQLACADLFALDPAAVFGQAAFDVINSLGVLHHTHDCRAAAARVLQWVAPGGWVHLGLYHRYGRQPFLDLFEPARQALRAAASDAQRSAIEEEAFARYRRLHGAFTSETLLRSWFRDQVLHPHESQHTFEEVHGWLADAGFSCRATSLNRFQPTTDWRAVIEEEQTLSDVSYQRNVKQHQYFPGFFVVLAQRQ; this is translated from the coding sequence ATGACGACGCAAGAGTCTGTGACGAATACGGTGGCCCAGTTTTACCGGGCACTGCCGTTTAATTATGAAGAGACGGTCGAGCAGACCTGCCAGACGATCACCGAGCGCAATCAAGTGGCGGAGGCATACCCGCCGCTTCATGCCCTGCTTCAGCGGCTTCGCGGCGCCTCGATCCTGGATGTCGGCTGCGGTGCTGGATGGTTCGTGAACACGGTGGCCTCCCACTACAAGGCTCGCGTATGCGGAGTCGACCTGTGCGAGCCGGCCTTAACGCGGGCGAGCGACGTGGCCGAGGCCCTTGGTCTTGCGGGTCGTGTGCAGCTGGCCTGTGCGGATCTCTTCGCCCTGGATCCTGCAGCGGTGTTTGGCCAAGCGGCGTTTGATGTCATCAACAGCCTCGGCGTGCTGCATCATACGCACGATTGCCGTGCGGCGGCGGCACGGGTCCTTCAGTGGGTGGCACCCGGCGGATGGGTGCATCTTGGGTTGTACCATCGCTACGGCCGCCAGCCGTTTTTGGATCTGTTTGAGCCGGCACGGCAGGCCCTGCGCGCGGCGGCCTCTGATGCGCAGCGCAGCGCCATTGAGGAGGAGGCGTTTGCGCGCTACCGAAGGCTGCATGGCGCCTTCACCAGCGAGACCTTGCTGCGTTCGTGGTTCCGCGATCAGGTGCTGCATCCGCATGAGTCCCAGCATACGTTTGAGGAGGTCCACGGGTGGCTGGCGGACGCAGGGTTCAGTTGCCGAGCGACGAGCCTGAATCGATTCCAACCGACGACGGATTGGCGCGCGGTCATCGAGGAAGAACAAACGCTGTCTGATGTCTCGTACCAGCGCAACGTGAAACAACACCAATATTTTCCAGGATTTTTTGTGGTCCTTGCCCAGCGGCAGTAA
- a CDS encoding 4-hydroxy-2-oxovalerate aldolase has protein sequence MPKTITARRTIVRRDVPKAPHSLTIARSLRERFQRRQQLFGGWISIGHPETAAIFARAENDFIGICMEHTTIDLATAGQIIRACHEFRKACLPRIYGGDLQQVRRLLDAGADGIIVPQVSCRQDIDRVRDAMWYPPQGARGFGVAAAQGYGRDFNAYVRGANEALSLMIQIESIDGVERIQELVTHPGVDAVMVGPYDISGSLGLPGELQHPKVAAACRRVIAACAAAGKSCGYQLVYPDANDLRREFEAGFSFLVLGSDVFNLSHRSEEVDRMIAGVKGHDRA, from the coding sequence ATGCCAAAAACGATCACGGCTCGCCGGACCATCGTCCGTCGGGATGTTCCAAAAGCGCCTCACAGCCTGACGATCGCCCGGTCGTTGCGGGAACGGTTTCAGCGCCGGCAGCAGCTCTTCGGTGGCTGGATCTCGATCGGCCACCCGGAGACCGCGGCAATTTTTGCGCGGGCCGAGAATGATTTCATCGGCATCTGCATGGAGCACACGACGATTGACTTGGCCACGGCAGGGCAGATCATCCGGGCTTGCCATGAGTTTCGCAAAGCGTGCCTTCCTCGGATCTACGGCGGTGATCTACAGCAGGTCCGCCGCTTATTGGATGCGGGGGCTGACGGCATCATTGTGCCGCAGGTCAGCTGCCGGCAAGACATTGACCGGGTGCGGGACGCCATGTGGTATCCGCCGCAAGGCGCACGAGGCTTCGGCGTGGCGGCCGCCCAGGGGTATGGCCGCGATTTCAACGCGTATGTGCGCGGGGCGAACGAGGCGCTGTCGCTGATGATCCAGATCGAATCGATCGACGGAGTTGAGCGCATTCAGGAGCTCGTGACCCATCCCGGCGTGGATGCGGTCATGGTCGGGCCGTACGATATTTCCGGCTCGCTCGGCCTTCCCGGCGAGCTGCAGCATCCGAAGGTGGCGGCGGCGTGCCGCCGCGTGATCGCCGCGTGCGCTGCGGCCGGAAAAAGTTGCGGCTATCAGTTGGTCTATCCTGATGCCAATGATCTCCGACGGGAATTTGAGGCCGGGTTTAGTTTCTTAGTGCTGGGCTCTGACGTGTTTAACTTATCGCATCGCAGCGAAGAAGTCGATCGCATGATCGCCGGGGTCAAGGGTCATGATCGCGCTTGA
- a CDS encoding SDR family oxidoreductase: MIALEDRFRLRGKIAAIAGGEGQLGSALSRAMAESGMTVYSLDRARAGIRRREVAWLRCNVTEKRDVIACRTAILKRHGRIDVLLNAAGANAPTPALKITAKEFHRIVDVNLLGTLYGCQVFGETMVKQRCGSIINFSSVSLGPPLSKAFAYSAAKAGVYNLTQNLAREWAPFQVRVNALRPGFFPTAWSLTHFIDRTRRRDILRHTPMGRFGKPEELIGAVLWLASDAASFVTGSLVTVDGGFTAMTI; encoded by the coding sequence ATGATCGCGCTTGAGGATCGGTTTCGCCTGCGCGGGAAAATCGCCGCCATCGCCGGAGGCGAAGGCCAATTGGGTTCTGCCCTTAGCCGCGCCATGGCGGAATCCGGGATGACGGTCTACTCGTTGGATCGCGCGCGCGCCGGCATCCGGCGGCGCGAGGTGGCGTGGTTGCGGTGCAACGTGACCGAAAAACGCGATGTCATCGCCTGCCGCACGGCGATCCTGAAGCGCCATGGGCGCATCGACGTGCTGCTCAATGCCGCAGGAGCCAATGCGCCGACACCGGCGCTGAAGATCACCGCGAAGGAGTTTCACCGGATCGTTGATGTCAATCTCCTCGGCACGCTCTACGGCTGCCAGGTCTTCGGCGAGACGATGGTGAAGCAACGCTGTGGCAGTATCATCAATTTTTCTTCCGTCTCGCTCGGCCCTCCGCTCTCGAAGGCGTTTGCGTATTCGGCCGCCAAGGCCGGCGTGTACAATCTCACGCAAAATCTTGCGCGGGAGTGGGCGCCGTTTCAAGTCCGCGTCAATGCGCTGCGTCCGGGGTTCTTTCCCACCGCGTGGAGCTTGACGCATTTCATCGATCGCACGCGCAGGCGGGATATTCTCCGCCACACGCCGATGGGCCGGTTTGGGAAACCCGAGGAGCTGATCGGCGCCGTCCTCTGGCTGGCCTCGGATGCGGCAAGCTTTGTCACCGGCTCGCTGGTCACGGTTGACGGCGGGTTTACCGCCATGACGATCTGA
- a CDS encoding SDR family oxidoreductase — MKRTPMVVAVTGGTSGIGLAVAELFMARGHPVAVCSRSPRANALRSAMVHVPLDVRRRDAVAQFAKDVRQRFGTLDVLVNCAGVSRWRAITDVDEVFAEELIGTNLLGTLWGCAAAAAVMKRGGCIVNISSLAGKRGSANNSVYCATKFAVNGLTQALAKELGPRGIRVNAVCPVYVETEHVLLSLADPASPAAGRNVRTYLSSFASTQTALGRLPTAREVAEVVYFLASPAASAITGQCVNVDCGVLPQ; from the coding sequence ATGAAACGCACGCCGATGGTGGTGGCGGTCACCGGGGGAACGAGCGGCATCGGCTTGGCGGTCGCCGAGCTCTTCATGGCGCGAGGACACCCGGTGGCGGTCTGCTCGCGGTCCCCGCGGGCGAACGCGTTGCGATCAGCGATGGTCCATGTGCCGCTGGATGTCCGGCGGCGGGATGCGGTGGCGCAATTTGCCAAGGACGTGCGACAACGATTCGGAACCTTGGATGTGCTGGTCAATTGCGCCGGAGTCTCGCGTTGGCGCGCGATCACCGATGTGGATGAGGTGTTTGCAGAAGAATTGATCGGCACCAATCTGCTGGGAACGCTGTGGGGCTGCGCGGCGGCCGCGGCGGTGATGAAGCGCGGTGGGTGCATCGTGAATATCTCCAGCCTGGCGGGCAAGCGGGGCAGTGCCAACAATAGCGTCTACTGCGCGACCAAATTTGCCGTCAATGGCCTCACACAAGCACTCGCCAAGGAGCTTGGGCCCCGCGGCATCCGAGTCAACGCGGTCTGCCCAGTGTATGTGGAAACCGAGCACGTTCTTCTATCGCTGGCCGATCCTGCCTCGCCGGCCGCCGGACGCAACGTGCGAACGTATTTGTCATCATTTGCCTCGACACAGACCGCCCTGGGCCGGCTGCCGACGGCGCGTGAAGTCGCCGAGGTCGTGTACTTTCTTGCGAGTCCAGCCGCCTCAGCGATCACCGGCCAGTGCGTGAATGTGGATTGCGGGGTGCTGCCCCAATGA
- a CDS encoding 3-deoxy-manno-octulosonate cytidylyltransferase, translating to MSALRIAAIIPARMASSRFPGKPLLAVNGLPMIEHVRRRTALCAGFSEVIVATCDQAIAEVVKAYGGICVMTSPEHPAASDRVAEAMAQRDCTHVVNVQGDEILVLPHDLQRMASAIEAAPEVPAWNAVARIETREELGDPSVVKCVLSGSGRVLYCARDFSALGVRREEGYEPVRRVLGILGYRREFLQRYGELPRTPLERAGSIDQNRILEHDVLLQAIEFTRGYPGINEPREVAVVEQLLRSDASQQGVLQEILR from the coding sequence ATGAGTGCTTTGCGCATCGCCGCGATCATCCCGGCCCGCATGGCCTCCTCGCGCTTTCCCGGCAAGCCGCTGCTGGCGGTCAACGGGTTGCCGATGATTGAGCATGTGCGGCGCCGGACCGCGCTGTGCGCCGGGTTTTCCGAAGTGATTGTGGCCACATGCGATCAGGCCATTGCCGAGGTGGTCAAGGCCTATGGCGGAATCTGCGTGATGACATCACCGGAGCACCCGGCCGCATCGGATCGCGTGGCCGAGGCGATGGCGCAGCGTGACTGCACGCATGTGGTGAATGTGCAAGGGGATGAAATTTTGGTCTTGCCACATGATTTGCAGCGGATGGCCTCAGCCATCGAAGCCGCGCCCGAAGTTCCAGCCTGGAATGCGGTGGCCCGGATTGAAACTCGCGAGGAGCTCGGCGATCCCTCGGTGGTGAAGTGCGTGCTCTCAGGCTCCGGGCGGGTGTTGTATTGCGCGAGGGATTTCTCGGCGCTTGGAGTGCGGCGCGAAGAAGGCTATGAACCGGTGCGCCGGGTGCTCGGCATTCTCGGCTACCGGAGGGAATTTCTTCAGCGGTACGGCGAGCTTCCGCGCACACCGCTTGAGCGCGCAGGCTCCATTGATCAAAACCGCATCCTGGAGCACGATGTGCTGTTGCAGGCGATTGAATTCACCCGAGGCTATCCTGGCATCAACGAGCCGCGCGAGGTCGCGGTGGTGGAGCAGCTCCTGAGGAGCGATGCGTCACAGCAGGGCGTCTTGCAGGAGATTCTCCGATGA
- a CDS encoding phosphoglycerate dehydrogenase: MTRPVVYVALQQFCEADDRPRRLLQEAGVAVNVNRLGRRMKREDLLRELPGVDAVLAGIEPYDAELLAALPQLRCISRCGVGTDAIDLEAAQRLGVAVLTTGDEVVEPVAQLTIAMMLALARQIPEHLADARQGRWTKRTGVLLSEWTIGLVGFGRIGRRVEQYLRPFQPTVLVADPQATSSELPKSVHLRSLETLLVEADCVSLHVSRPRTEGVVIGRKEFALMKPGAALINTSRGYLVDEAALHDAIQEHRLSAAALDVFEAEPHVGPLATLPQVLCTPHIGSLTRASRMAMEQRCAQHVVDFFAAASTRR, encoded by the coding sequence ATGACGCGGCCGGTGGTGTATGTGGCGTTGCAGCAGTTCTGCGAGGCGGATGACCGTCCGCGGCGTCTGCTGCAGGAAGCCGGTGTTGCCGTGAACGTCAACAGGCTTGGGCGGCGCATGAAGCGGGAGGATTTGCTGCGGGAACTTCCAGGGGTCGATGCGGTGCTCGCCGGGATCGAGCCCTACGACGCCGAGCTGCTCGCGGCCTTGCCGCAGCTTCGGTGCATCAGCCGTTGCGGAGTCGGCACCGATGCGATTGATCTTGAGGCCGCACAGCGGCTGGGGGTTGCCGTGCTGACCACCGGAGATGAAGTCGTCGAGCCGGTGGCCCAGCTGACCATCGCCATGATGCTGGCACTCGCGCGCCAGATTCCTGAGCACCTTGCCGATGCGCGCCAAGGCCGATGGACGAAGCGGACCGGGGTGTTGTTGTCCGAATGGACCATCGGCCTGGTGGGGTTTGGACGCATCGGGCGTCGTGTGGAGCAGTATCTGCGCCCGTTTCAGCCGACGGTGCTGGTGGCGGATCCGCAGGCCACGTCAAGCGAGCTTCCAAAATCGGTCCATCTGCGGTCGCTTGAGACGCTGTTGGTAGAGGCGGACTGCGTCTCGCTGCATGTCAGCCGGCCTCGAACTGAGGGTGTGGTGATCGGCCGCAAGGAGTTCGCGTTGATGAAGCCCGGGGCGGCGCTGATTAATACGTCGCGGGGCTATCTGGTGGATGAAGCCGCGCTGCATGATGCGATCCAGGAGCACCGGCTAAGCGCAGCCGCGCTCGACGTCTTCGAGGCCGAGCCGCATGTCGGGCCGCTGGCAACGCTGCCCCAAGTCTTGTGTACTCCGCATATCGGCTCCTTGACCCGTGCGTCACGCATGGCCATGGAGCAACGCTGCGCTCAGCACGTGGTCGACTTCTTCGCTGCCGCATCAACGCGACGATGA
- a CDS encoding glycosyltransferase: protein MTPRVTVLMTVYNGVPYLREAIDSVLAQTFRDFELLIIDDASTDQSAARIESFGDPRIRLIRNPRNLGQTPSLNLGMAESRGRYIARMDQDDVCLPDRLQQQVACLDARSDVAAVGTWAFLIGPEGRATEMVGTRVDEFGTFLGMTLTFASPIGHPTLVIRRDVLAAFGGYDESFAPCEDYALWCHLAERRHGLVSIPRPLMKLRRHAQQQSRVRLAAQQAQGRRAHARLLSAWADAEHLDLISSLLRGDDAFWQACPTKHDVRQALAAWNQMRTTMTAALRLSPEESARLNHRVRWWFGHNAAFAALQGRRQSLPLYTASLEGGISMLRYPAVASYPVLLAASPLFGATLRKICKDAVMALGRQKYVARLMTQTLKNRWQSAQASGREILYVSYDGMLEPLGASQVVSYLLPMAVTRRITLLSYEKPSDRRDVSRYATMRQRLEAAGIRWIPLRYHKRPSLLATGWDALIGIIVGWIVCRRRQIRLIHARGYVPSVIALTLKRATGARFLFDMRGFWPEEKVDAGHWRRGSLAYRLTKWCERKFFEQADAIVSLTHAGVKAFDTLGYQIPAATPIDVIPTCADTSRFSPEAADRDLQAQLGLQGKTVIGCVGTLSNWYLRTPTLRYCSFLLRHLEHAVILCVTQEDHAQLRRDAQAAGIPPERFRLARAAFEQMPGYLSLMHVGVFFITPTFSKTASAATKLAEFLASGVPVVINDLIGDSGGVVREHRVGVVLRDVAEREWTASLQDVQALLADAACARRCRNTALALFDLRDGVKKYLALYDRFAENVEPLSASVVRPLEWAKS, encoded by the coding sequence ATGACTCCGCGCGTGACTGTGCTCATGACCGTCTATAACGGCGTGCCCTATCTGCGAGAAGCGATTGACAGCGTCCTCGCGCAAACCTTCAGAGACTTCGAGCTGCTCATCATCGATGATGCCAGCACGGATCAATCAGCGGCGCGCATCGAGTCATTTGGCGATCCTCGGATTCGCCTCATCCGCAATCCCCGCAACCTCGGGCAAACGCCCTCGCTGAATCTGGGGATGGCCGAATCGCGTGGCCGTTACATCGCCCGGATGGATCAAGACGACGTGTGCCTTCCGGATCGGCTGCAGCAGCAGGTGGCGTGTCTTGATGCGCGGTCAGACGTGGCCGCCGTCGGCACCTGGGCCTTTCTCATCGGGCCTGAGGGACGCGCGACCGAGATGGTCGGAACGCGGGTGGATGAGTTCGGGACATTCCTCGGCATGACGCTGACATTCGCCTCGCCGATCGGCCATCCAACCCTGGTGATCCGCCGCGACGTGTTGGCAGCGTTTGGCGGATATGACGAGTCGTTTGCCCCGTGCGAAGATTACGCGCTATGGTGCCACTTGGCCGAGCGGCGCCACGGATTGGTCAGCATTCCTCGGCCGCTCATGAAGCTTCGGCGTCATGCGCAGCAGCAAAGCCGCGTGCGGCTGGCCGCGCAGCAGGCGCAGGGCAGGCGGGCGCATGCGCGGCTTCTCTCGGCCTGGGCAGATGCCGAGCATCTCGACCTCATCAGCTCGCTGCTGCGCGGCGACGATGCCTTCTGGCAGGCGTGCCCAACGAAGCATGATGTGCGGCAAGCGCTAGCGGCATGGAATCAGATGCGCACCACCATGACGGCTGCGCTGCGGCTCAGCCCCGAAGAGTCCGCACGGCTGAATCACCGCGTTCGGTGGTGGTTCGGCCACAATGCGGCGTTTGCCGCCCTGCAAGGCAGGCGGCAGAGCCTTCCTCTCTATACGGCTTCCCTGGAGGGGGGAATCTCGATGCTGCGGTACCCTGCGGTGGCCTCGTATCCGGTGTTGCTGGCCGCCTCCCCATTGTTCGGGGCAACGCTCAGGAAGATCTGCAAAGACGCGGTGATGGCGTTGGGCCGTCAGAAGTATGTGGCTCGCCTGATGACACAGACGCTAAAAAATCGATGGCAATCGGCGCAAGCATCCGGAAGGGAAATTCTGTATGTGTCGTATGACGGCATGCTCGAACCCTTGGGGGCTTCCCAAGTCGTGAGCTACCTGCTGCCCATGGCCGTGACGCGCCGCATCACGCTGCTCTCGTACGAGAAGCCATCCGATCGCCGCGATGTCAGCCGATATGCGACGATGCGCCAGCGCCTGGAGGCTGCTGGTATTCGCTGGATTCCGCTGCGGTATCACAAGCGCCCGTCGCTGCTGGCCACCGGGTGGGATGCGCTCATCGGGATCATCGTCGGATGGATCGTCTGCCGGCGCCGCCAGATTCGGCTCATCCATGCGCGGGGGTATGTGCCGTCAGTGATTGCGCTCACACTCAAGCGCGCAACTGGTGCGCGCTTTCTCTTTGACATGCGAGGCTTCTGGCCGGAGGAAAAGGTCGATGCCGGCCATTGGCGCCGCGGCTCGCTGGCGTATCGCCTAACGAAATGGTGCGAGCGGAAATTTTTTGAGCAGGCGGACGCCATCGTCTCGCTCACGCACGCCGGGGTCAAGGCCTTCGACACGCTCGGCTATCAGATTCCGGCGGCAACCCCCATCGACGTCATCCCCACCTGCGCTGACACCTCGCGCTTTTCGCCGGAGGCAGCAGACCGTGATCTGCAAGCGCAGCTTGGCCTTCAAGGGAAGACCGTCATCGGCTGTGTTGGCACGTTGAGCAACTGGTATCTAAGAACACCGACGCTGCGTTATTGTTCGTTCTTGCTGCGGCACCTCGAGCATGCCGTCATCCTCTGCGTGACGCAGGAAGACCATGCGCAGCTGCGCCGAGATGCGCAGGCCGCCGGCATCCCGCCGGAGCGTTTCCGCTTGGCACGGGCGGCCTTTGAGCAGATGCCTGGGTATCTGTCCTTGATGCATGTGGGGGTCTTTTTCATCACGCCGACGTTTTCGAAAACGGCTTCAGCCGCCACGAAGCTGGCGGAATTTCTCGCCAGCGGGGTGCCGGTCGTGATCAACGACCTGATCGGGGATTCCGGAGGGGTGGTTCGCGAGCATCGCGTGGGCGTGGTGTTGCGCGACGTCGCCGAGCGCGAATGGACGGCGAGCCTGCAGGATGTCCAAGCACTGCTCGCCGATGCTGCCTGCGCGCGGCGGTGCCGAAACACCGCGCTGGCCCTGTTTGATCTGAGGGATGGCGTGAAGAAATATCTTGCCCTCTATGACCGATTCGCCGAAAATGTGGAGCCATTATCGGCTTCGGTGGTTCGACCTCTTGAGTGGGCCAAATCATGA
- the rfbD gene encoding dTDP-4-dehydrorhamnose reductase, translating to MKILVTGADGMVGSALCPELRRCGHELIPTDLAPLTPGTQVLDICDAAAVRAAVEQAKPALVVHLAAATDVDRCEQEPSLAYRVNAAGTEHVISACRIGKARLLYMSTAGVFDGEKLTPYVETDAPNPVNVYGRSKLIGEHAVSQYRGRHQIVRASWMVGGFARDKKFVAKILRLLEERRELTVVTDKIGSLTFTEDVSRGIAALIATDHAGLFHMANQGVCSRYDVACEIVTSLGRTDVTVRPISSDAFPLPAPRAASEALANARLQAVGMDQMPSWQTSLRRYVQRYMATLKGSSCASSS from the coding sequence ATGAAGATTCTTGTGACGGGTGCTGATGGCATGGTGGGCAGCGCGCTCTGCCCTGAGCTGCGGCGGTGCGGACATGAGCTGATCCCGACGGATCTGGCTCCGCTGACCCCCGGCACGCAGGTTTTGGACATCTGCGATGCGGCGGCGGTGCGCGCGGCTGTTGAGCAGGCGAAACCCGCCCTGGTGGTTCATCTGGCGGCGGCGACGGACGTCGACCGATGCGAGCAGGAGCCATCCCTCGCCTATCGCGTCAATGCCGCCGGCACCGAGCATGTGATCAGTGCCTGCCGGATCGGGAAGGCCCGCCTGCTGTACATGAGCACGGCCGGGGTGTTCGACGGCGAGAAGCTCACACCGTATGTCGAAACGGACGCGCCCAATCCGGTCAATGTGTACGGACGCTCAAAGCTGATCGGAGAGCACGCCGTTTCGCAGTACCGCGGCAGGCATCAAATCGTTCGCGCGAGCTGGATGGTGGGAGGTTTTGCGCGGGACAAGAAGTTCGTGGCGAAGATTCTCCGGCTGTTGGAAGAGCGCCGAGAGCTCACGGTGGTCACCGATAAGATTGGCAGCCTCACGTTTACGGAAGATGTGTCCCGCGGTATTGCCGCGCTCATCGCCACCGACCATGCCGGCCTGTTTCACATGGCGAACCAAGGCGTCTGCTCTCGGTATGACGTGGCCTGTGAAATCGTGACGTCTCTTGGCCGAACCGACGTGACCGTCCGGCCGATTAGCTCAGATGCGTTTCCGTTGCCAGCGCCTCGGGCGGCTTCTGAAGCGCTGGCGAATGCCCGCTTGCAGGCCGTCGGGATGGATCAGATGCCGTCGTGGCAGACCTCATTGCGCCGGTATGTGCAGCGTTACATGGCGACCCTGAAAGGATCCTCGTGCGCGTCCTCTTCGTAA